Proteins from a genomic interval of Chanodichthys erythropterus isolate Z2021 chromosome 8, ASM2448905v1, whole genome shotgun sequence:
- the hcfc2 gene encoding host cell factor 2 isoform X1 yields the protein MINKGPLWKRVRSYAGPVPRARHGHRAVAIRELVVVFGGGNEGIATNLHVYNSVTKQWFLPAVRGDIPPGCAAHGFACEGTRILVFGGMVEFGQYTNSLYELQASRWLWKKLKPRPPKNASPPCPRIGHSFTLHANKCYLLGGMANDSEDPNGNIPRYLDDFYELELQAQSGVKGWSIPETKGGGPSARESHSSVVYCSKGGGSPKLYIFGGMCGHRLNDLWQLDIETMTWSLPPTRGQPPLPRSLHTSNVIGNKLYVFGGWVPVGEAEEALTADGVKWICTSSLSILNLDTLTWHNLTPEEHQQGLDSGVQSVEQEEGSTHWPKARAGHCAVNVGTRLYVWSGRDGYKKYNNYQVCCKDLWYLETERPSTPGAVFLVKSTISMLHVAWRPLPAAECYLLQVQPITSPHSSSSEPQSTPTPPPDPGDRKEHIQKDPQSSADVKVKGERESLPQESLLRPKGTSEDGADIQPTGDKGRKAKTASGIICMFFHSCMLTFGLSVLHSGLVKYIYLIVFLMCIIKDQEGVSVMPSDMNKAGKLNSASQCQNEREMSSIPSQQSEITKESVWFDVGLFKTLYCEVTHYFLPSENGDMASILSARNSSESEWKLPGPHSFTGREKQELASGVTYKFRLAGLNSRGLGDFSPVSEFKTCQPGFPGAPSAVKITKDTDSVHITWEPPTSLSGKILEYSMYLAVRKSRGNSVERPGELAFIRIYRGTKTSCTVSEAQLSNAHIDCSARPAVVFRIAAKNEQGYGPATQIRWLQDASKLKSSVTQADSSAPAAEPDTTCR from the exons ATGATTAACAAGGGTCCCCTGTGGAAAAGAGTGCGGTCTTACGCTGGACCGGTTCCGAGAGCGAGGCACGGGCACCGGGCCGTGGCCATACGAGAGCTGGTTGTTGTGTTTGGAGGTGGAAACGAGGGAATAGCGACCAATCTGCATGTTTATAACTCGG tGACAAAGCAGTGGTTCCTACCGGCAGTGAGAGGTGATATTCCACCTGGTTGTGCCGCTCATGGCTTCGCTTGTGAAGGCACACGGATCCTGGTGTTTGGAGGAATGGTTGAATTTGGCCAGTACACCAATAGTCTCTATGAACTGCAG GCCAGTCGATGGCTGTGGAAGAAACTGAAGCCCCGCCCACCTAAGAACGCATCACCTCCATGCCCACGAATTGGTCACAGCTTCACTCTTCATGCAAATAAGTGCTACCTTTTGGGTGGAATGGCCAATGACAGCGAAGACCCAAATGGAAATATACCACG GTATTTAGATGACTTCTATGAGCTGGAGCTGCAGGCTCAATCCGGGGTTAAAGGCTGGAGCATTCCTGAAACCAAAGGTGGAGGCCCATCAGCCAGAGAATCCCATAGTTCTGTGGTGTACTGTAGCAAGGGTGGCGGTTCTCCAAAGCTCTACATATTTGGGGGCATGTGTGGGCACAGACTGAATGACTTGTGGCAGCTAGACATTG AGACTATGACTTGGTCATTGCCTCCAACCAGAGGACAACCGCCACTACCCAGGAGTCTGCACACCTCCAATGTGATTGGAAACAA GTTATATGTGTTTGGAGGATGGGTTCCTGTTGGAGAGGCAGAAGAGGCACTCACTGCTGATGGAGTCAAGTGGATCTGCACCAGCTCTCTTTCCATACTAAACCTTG ACACACTGACATGGCATAACCTGACACCGGAAGAACACCAGCAGGGATTGGATTCCGGCGTACAGTCGgtcgaacaggaagagggcagCACGCACTGGCCGAAAGCACGAGCCGGCCACTGCGCGGTAAACGTCGGCACTCGTTTATATGTCTGGAGCGGGCGAGATGGATACAAAAAGTACAATAACTACCAGGTCTGCTGCAAAGATCTGTGGTACCTGGAAACAG AGAGGCCTTCCACTCCTGGTGCGGTGTTCCTTGTGAAGTCCACGATCAGTATGCTGCACGTCGCCTGGCGGCCCCTGCCGGCGGCTGAGTGTTATTTGCTTCAAGTGCAGCCGATTACGTCTCCTCATTCTTCTTCAAGTGAACCACAGTCCACACCAACTCCTCCACCAGACCCGGGAGACAGGAAGGAACATATACAAAAAG ACCCTCAGTCAAGTGCAGATGTCAAAGTTAAAGGAGAGAGAGAATCTTTACCACAG GAAAGCCTTTTGAGGCCAAAAGGAACAAGTGAGGATGGGGCAGACATTCAACCAACAGGGGACaaaggtagaaaagccaaaacTGCTTCTGGTATAATATGCATGTTTTTCCACTCTTGCATGCTTACTTTTGGCCTTTCTGTGTTGCACAGTGGTTTAGTCAAGTACATATACCtgattgtgtttttaatgtgcaTAATCAAAGATCAAGAAGGCGTTTCCGTGATGCCATCAGACATGAATAAGGCCGGTAAGCTGAATAGCGCATCTCAGTGTCAGAATG AACGAGAAATGTCTTCGATACCATCCCAACAG TCTGAGATCACAAAGGAGTCTGTGTGGTTTGATGTGGGTCTGTTTAAAACACTGTATTGTGAGGTTACACACTACTTCCTGCCTTCTGAGAATGGCGACATGGCATCGATCCTGTCTGCTCGAAACTCATCTGAGAGTGAG TGGAAGCTGCCGGGTCCTCATAGTTTTACGGGTCGCGAGAAGCAGGAATTGGCATCAGGAGTAACGTACAAATTCAGGTTGGCCGGACTGAACAGCCGTGGCCTGGGCGACTTCAGTCCCGTCAGCGAGTTTAAAACCTGCCAACCTGGATTTCCCGGGGCGCCGTCTGCTGTGAAAATCACCAAG GATACTGACTCTGTGCACATCACCTGGGAGCCTCCCACCTCTCTCTCCGGGAAGATCCTGGAGTATTCAATGTACCTGGCTGTGAGGAAGAGTCGAGGGAACAGCGTGGAGCGACCCGGCGAGCTGGCCTTCATCCGAATCTACCGCGGTACCAAGACTTCATGCACAGTCAGCGAAGCCCAGCTGAGCAACGCACACATCGACTGCTCGGCACGGCCTGCCGTCGTCTTCCGAATCGCTGCCAAGAACGAACAGGGCTACGGTCCGGCCACTCAGATCCGCTGGCTGCAAG ATGCGAGTAAGCTGAAATCCTCAGTGACGCAGGCCGACTCCAGTGCTCCAGCAGCAGAGCCTGACACCACCTGCAGATGA
- the hcfc2 gene encoding host cell factor 2 isoform X2: MINKGPLWKRVRSYAGPVPRARHGHRAVAIRELVVVFGGGNEGIATNLHVYNSVTKQWFLPAVRGDIPPGCAAHGFACEGTRILVFGGMVEFGQYTNSLYELQASRWLWKKLKPRPPKNASPPCPRIGHSFTLHANKCYLLGGMANDSEDPNGNIPRYLDDFYELELQAQSGVKGWSIPETKGGGPSARESHSSVVYCSKGGGSPKLYIFGGMCGHRLNDLWQLDIETMTWSLPPTRGQPPLPRSLHTSNVIGNKLYVFGGWVPVGEAEEALTADGVKWICTSSLSILNLDTLTWHNLTPEEHQQGLDSGVQSVEQEEGSTHWPKARAGHCAVNVGTRLYVWSGRDGYKKYNNYQVCCKDLWYLETERPSTPGAVFLVKSTISMLHVAWRPLPAAECYLLQVQPITSPHSSSSEPQSTPTPPPDPGDRKEHIQKDPQSSADVKVKGERESLPQESLLRPKGTSEDGADIQPTGDKDQEGVSVMPSDMNKAGKLNSASQCQNEREMSSIPSQQSEITKESVWFDVGLFKTLYCEVTHYFLPSENGDMASILSARNSSESEWKLPGPHSFTGREKQELASGVTYKFRLAGLNSRGLGDFSPVSEFKTCQPGFPGAPSAVKITKDTDSVHITWEPPTSLSGKILEYSMYLAVRKSRGNSVERPGELAFIRIYRGTKTSCTVSEAQLSNAHIDCSARPAVVFRIAAKNEQGYGPATQIRWLQDASKLKSSVTQADSSAPAAEPDTTCR, translated from the exons ATGATTAACAAGGGTCCCCTGTGGAAAAGAGTGCGGTCTTACGCTGGACCGGTTCCGAGAGCGAGGCACGGGCACCGGGCCGTGGCCATACGAGAGCTGGTTGTTGTGTTTGGAGGTGGAAACGAGGGAATAGCGACCAATCTGCATGTTTATAACTCGG tGACAAAGCAGTGGTTCCTACCGGCAGTGAGAGGTGATATTCCACCTGGTTGTGCCGCTCATGGCTTCGCTTGTGAAGGCACACGGATCCTGGTGTTTGGAGGAATGGTTGAATTTGGCCAGTACACCAATAGTCTCTATGAACTGCAG GCCAGTCGATGGCTGTGGAAGAAACTGAAGCCCCGCCCACCTAAGAACGCATCACCTCCATGCCCACGAATTGGTCACAGCTTCACTCTTCATGCAAATAAGTGCTACCTTTTGGGTGGAATGGCCAATGACAGCGAAGACCCAAATGGAAATATACCACG GTATTTAGATGACTTCTATGAGCTGGAGCTGCAGGCTCAATCCGGGGTTAAAGGCTGGAGCATTCCTGAAACCAAAGGTGGAGGCCCATCAGCCAGAGAATCCCATAGTTCTGTGGTGTACTGTAGCAAGGGTGGCGGTTCTCCAAAGCTCTACATATTTGGGGGCATGTGTGGGCACAGACTGAATGACTTGTGGCAGCTAGACATTG AGACTATGACTTGGTCATTGCCTCCAACCAGAGGACAACCGCCACTACCCAGGAGTCTGCACACCTCCAATGTGATTGGAAACAA GTTATATGTGTTTGGAGGATGGGTTCCTGTTGGAGAGGCAGAAGAGGCACTCACTGCTGATGGAGTCAAGTGGATCTGCACCAGCTCTCTTTCCATACTAAACCTTG ACACACTGACATGGCATAACCTGACACCGGAAGAACACCAGCAGGGATTGGATTCCGGCGTACAGTCGgtcgaacaggaagagggcagCACGCACTGGCCGAAAGCACGAGCCGGCCACTGCGCGGTAAACGTCGGCACTCGTTTATATGTCTGGAGCGGGCGAGATGGATACAAAAAGTACAATAACTACCAGGTCTGCTGCAAAGATCTGTGGTACCTGGAAACAG AGAGGCCTTCCACTCCTGGTGCGGTGTTCCTTGTGAAGTCCACGATCAGTATGCTGCACGTCGCCTGGCGGCCCCTGCCGGCGGCTGAGTGTTATTTGCTTCAAGTGCAGCCGATTACGTCTCCTCATTCTTCTTCAAGTGAACCACAGTCCACACCAACTCCTCCACCAGACCCGGGAGACAGGAAGGAACATATACAAAAAG ACCCTCAGTCAAGTGCAGATGTCAAAGTTAAAGGAGAGAGAGAATCTTTACCACAG GAAAGCCTTTTGAGGCCAAAAGGAACAAGTGAGGATGGGGCAGACATTCAACCAACAGGGGACaaag ATCAAGAAGGCGTTTCCGTGATGCCATCAGACATGAATAAGGCCGGTAAGCTGAATAGCGCATCTCAGTGTCAGAATG AACGAGAAATGTCTTCGATACCATCCCAACAG TCTGAGATCACAAAGGAGTCTGTGTGGTTTGATGTGGGTCTGTTTAAAACACTGTATTGTGAGGTTACACACTACTTCCTGCCTTCTGAGAATGGCGACATGGCATCGATCCTGTCTGCTCGAAACTCATCTGAGAGTGAG TGGAAGCTGCCGGGTCCTCATAGTTTTACGGGTCGCGAGAAGCAGGAATTGGCATCAGGAGTAACGTACAAATTCAGGTTGGCCGGACTGAACAGCCGTGGCCTGGGCGACTTCAGTCCCGTCAGCGAGTTTAAAACCTGCCAACCTGGATTTCCCGGGGCGCCGTCTGCTGTGAAAATCACCAAG GATACTGACTCTGTGCACATCACCTGGGAGCCTCCCACCTCTCTCTCCGGGAAGATCCTGGAGTATTCAATGTACCTGGCTGTGAGGAAGAGTCGAGGGAACAGCGTGGAGCGACCCGGCGAGCTGGCCTTCATCCGAATCTACCGCGGTACCAAGACTTCATGCACAGTCAGCGAAGCCCAGCTGAGCAACGCACACATCGACTGCTCGGCACGGCCTGCCGTCGTCTTCCGAATCGCTGCCAAGAACGAACAGGGCTACGGTCCGGCCACTCAGATCCGCTGGCTGCAAG ATGCGAGTAAGCTGAAATCCTCAGTGACGCAGGCCGACTCCAGTGCTCCAGCAGCAGAGCCTGACACCACCTGCAGATGA